In a genomic window of Flavobacterium sp. KACC 22761:
- a CDS encoding TonB-dependent receptor — protein MPIKKIIFEIEQQHQVSFNYTEDNISGLELIPPKKSLSLEQKLEYLSKNTNLSFENIGNKFINIYKKNEEPQIICGYVFSSVDKKPIENANINLPNKTQTRTDSNGYFEFKKGQENTFLISHIGFGTKKIIVPNSNSKNCPQIFLEPEITELHEIKTNAILASGISKNIDGSFEIKPKKFGILPGLIEPDALQTMQQIPGVNSIDESVSSINVRGGTHDQNLFLWNGIRMYQTGHFFGLISVFNPNLAHTISIYKNGSSAFYGESVSSVVAISSTPETAEKNSFSAGINMINADIYAKYNLSKKSYIEISARKSITDFVETPTYKEYFNKVFQNTTITDFSDKQNVDYRSDKKFGFYDATLKYAQKIGEKDQIILDLITIKDNLEVFQNATVYDIFRSENNTLRQQNYGGNLAWKRNWNRFNTTKINVYNSAYELLADQKTTFGNQIVIQENKVNNNGINLENNHIINSKFILNDGYQFNEIGVTNLEDVTNPDFYRKVKDVLRTHALILEGKYNDTLSRVYFKAGTRLNYIEKFKKFIAEPRIQFGYGITKDLNLELLGELKSQNSQQIIDLQKDYFGIEKRRWIISNDSTIPIQKSKQLSLNLSYEKKGWLFDIENFYKRVSGITTSSQGFQNQLEFVKITGDYEIWGAEMLVQKKMNHFLTWLSYTYNHNNYHFISYEYPVFPNNFEVMHTTTWAGIYEKNNFKIALGTKWTSGRPKTSPDDSQIDNTNPVLIYNRPNNTNLHTFAQVNFSSTYKWETDAGIQYKLGISILNILNRKNEISEYYRISSLTNSIEEVETFSLQRTPNVSFRVSF, from the coding sequence ATGCCCATTAAAAAAATCATATTCGAAATTGAGCAGCAACATCAAGTAAGCTTTAATTATACCGAAGACAATATTTCTGGGTTAGAATTAATTCCGCCCAAAAAATCACTTTCGCTGGAGCAAAAACTGGAATATCTTTCTAAAAACACCAATCTTTCTTTTGAAAATATTGGAAACAAATTCATTAATATTTACAAGAAAAATGAAGAACCACAAATCATTTGTGGCTACGTTTTTTCTAGTGTTGACAAAAAGCCTATTGAAAATGCCAATATAAATTTGCCAAATAAAACGCAAACGCGAACAGATTCAAACGGTTATTTTGAATTTAAAAAAGGGCAAGAAAACACTTTTTTAATTTCTCATATTGGTTTTGGAACCAAAAAAATTATAGTGCCTAATAGTAATTCCAAAAATTGTCCTCAAATATTTTTAGAGCCTGAAATCACTGAACTTCACGAAATTAAAACCAACGCTATTTTGGCTTCAGGAATTTCGAAAAATATTGATGGCTCATTTGAAATAAAGCCCAAAAAATTCGGAATTCTTCCTGGGCTTATCGAACCAGATGCTTTGCAAACCATGCAACAAATTCCGGGTGTAAACAGTATTGATGAAAGTGTTTCGAGCATCAATGTGCGTGGCGGAACGCATGATCAAAATTTGTTTTTATGGAATGGAATCCGGATGTATCAAACGGGGCATTTTTTTGGATTAATATCGGTTTTTAATCCAAATTTGGCGCATACCATTTCGATTTATAAAAACGGAAGTTCTGCTTTTTATGGCGAAAGCGTTTCAAGCGTTGTTGCCATTTCATCAACTCCAGAAACTGCTGAGAAAAACTCTTTTAGCGCCGGAATCAATATGATTAATGCTGATATTTATGCCAAATACAATCTTTCTAAAAAAAGCTACATCGAAATTTCAGCACGCAAATCTATTACTGATTTTGTAGAAACGCCAACTTATAAAGAGTACTTCAACAAAGTATTTCAAAACACTACCATTACTGATTTTTCAGATAAACAAAACGTCGATTATCGGAGCGACAAGAAATTTGGTTTTTATGATGCAACGCTAAAATACGCTCAAAAAATAGGCGAAAAAGATCAAATCATTCTGGATTTAATTACGATTAAAGATAATTTGGAAGTTTTTCAAAATGCCACAGTGTATGATATTTTTAGATCAGAAAACAACACTTTACGCCAGCAAAATTATGGAGGAAATCTGGCTTGGAAACGAAATTGGAATCGCTTTAATACGACTAAAATTAATGTCTATAATTCGGCTTACGAACTTTTGGCGGATCAAAAAACAACTTTTGGAAATCAAATTGTCATTCAGGAAAACAAGGTAAATAATAACGGAATCAATTTAGAGAACAATCATATTATCAATTCCAAATTCATTTTAAATGATGGCTATCAGTTTAATGAAATTGGAGTTACAAATCTGGAAGATGTTACCAATCCTGATTTCTATCGAAAAGTTAAAGATGTTTTGAGAACTCACGCCTTAATTTTGGAAGGAAAATACAACGATACACTTTCAAGAGTCTATTTTAAAGCAGGAACCCGACTTAATTATATCGAAAAATTCAAGAAATTTATTGCTGAACCTCGAATTCAGTTTGGATATGGCATTACAAAAGATCTAAATTTAGAATTGCTTGGTGAATTGAAAAGTCAAAATTCGCAACAAATCATTGACTTACAGAAAGATTATTTTGGAATTGAAAAAAGACGTTGGATTATTTCTAATGACTCGACAATTCCTATTCAAAAAAGCAAACAACTTTCTTTAAACTTATCTTACGAAAAAAAAGGCTGGCTGTTTGATATTGAAAATTTTTATAAAAGAGTATCAGGAATTACAACTTCCAGCCAAGGTTTTCAGAATCAATTGGAGTTTGTAAAAATCACCGGCGATTATGAAATTTGGGGCGCAGAAATGCTTGTTCAGAAAAAAATGAATCATTTTTTGACTTGGTTGAGTTATACCTATAATCATAATAATTATCATTTTATTTCTTATGAATATCCTGTTTTTCCGAACAATTTTGAAGTCATGCATACGACAACTTGGGCAGGGATTTATGAAAAAAACAATTTTAAAATCGCATTAGGCACAAAATGGACTTCGGGCCGACCAAAAACTTCTCCAGACGATTCTCAAATTGACAATACTAATCCTGTATTGATTTACAACAGACCTAATAATACCAATTTGCACACTTTTGCGCAGGTCAATTTTTCCTCAACGTATAAATGGGAAACCGATGCAGGAATTCAGTACAAATTAGGAATCTCCATTTTAAATATCTTAAATAGAAAAAACGAAATCAGCGAATATTATAGAATAAGTTCGCTGACAAATTCTATTGAAGAAGTAGAAACTTTTTCACTTCAAAGAACTCCAAATGTGAGCTTTAGAGTTTCATTTTAA
- a CDS encoding SDR family oxidoreductase gives MSKTIFITGTSTGFGKLTAITLANAGHSVIAGMRNTNDKNAAAAKELQAIENIEVVNIDVTDDASVNKAIEKVLIKYGKIDVLINNAAVSGFGLLEGYSIDQVRKMFDVNVYSVLRMYQAVLPSMRKEKNGLVINITTGASGHTLPFMVPYIASKLVVESFTEGLQDELADYGIENVSIQPGVYPTEMNNGSKAGIHADKTAIIEEYGDVATEKFNALGTALFGKMAQFDMNPQTIADGILKLVNMKKGERPLRFPLDAIAQGTDKEFIEARATIKAKWVAAYTN, from the coding sequence ATGTCAAAAACAATTTTTATTACAGGAACAAGTACAGGCTTTGGAAAATTAACAGCTATTACATTAGCAAATGCGGGTCACTCAGTAATTGCAGGAATGCGCAACACAAATGATAAAAATGCCGCTGCCGCGAAAGAATTACAAGCAATCGAAAATATTGAAGTAGTAAATATCGATGTTACAGATGATGCATCGGTTAATAAAGCAATTGAAAAAGTATTGATTAAATACGGAAAAATTGATGTCCTAATTAATAATGCAGCTGTAAGCGGTTTTGGTTTGCTTGAAGGTTACTCTATTGATCAGGTTCGCAAAATGTTCGATGTAAACGTGTACAGCGTACTCCGTATGTATCAAGCGGTTCTTCCTTCTATGAGAAAAGAAAAAAACGGACTTGTGATTAACATTACGACCGGAGCAAGCGGACACACACTTCCTTTTATGGTTCCGTATATCGCATCAAAATTAGTGGTAGAAAGTTTTACTGAAGGATTGCAAGATGAACTTGCAGATTACGGAATCGAAAACGTTAGTATTCAGCCAGGAGTTTATCCAACAGAAATGAATAACGGTTCTAAAGCTGGTATTCACGCCGATAAAACGGCAATTATTGAAGAATACGGCGATGTTGCAACAGAAAAATTCAACGCATTAGGAACTGCCTTATTTGGAAAAATGGCTCAGTTTGATATGAACCCGCAAACTATTGCTGATGGTATTCTAAAATTGGTAAATATGAAAAAAGGGGAGAGACCCCTTCGTTTCCCGCTTGATGCCATTGCTCAAGGAACTGATAAAGAATTTATAGAAGCTCGTGCTACTATTAAGGCAAAATGGGTAGCAGCTTATACGAATTAA
- a CDS encoding YheT family hydrolase has translation MPIIEQSEYNSPSVIHRNRHVSTIYAALFKKFEVPEYTREKLELNDGDFINVDFIINDSKKAVILCHGLEGDSRRTYNNSCAAYFQNKGFSIFAWNNRTCGGEMNRLPRLYHHGAVDDLDEVVQFALKKGFKEVYLIGYSMGGVQLLNYLGWTKIDERIKAGVSISVPTHIATSAEVLKQGFNRVYLKNFTIDIKRKLKHKAAQFPDFVNRDQIDKISSFDEVDQYFTAPLHGFASREDYYERVSPEFSLPNITTPVLIINSLDDPFLGERCYPRTIAKNSAFVYLETPKYGGHCAFPLRDSMYSYAEKRAYDFFESL, from the coding sequence ATGCCAATAATTGAGCAATCAGAATACAATTCACCTTCTGTAATTCATCGCAATAGGCATGTTTCGACTATTTATGCCGCTTTGTTTAAAAAATTTGAGGTTCCTGAATATACCAGAGAAAAACTAGAATTAAATGATGGCGATTTTATCAATGTTGATTTCATTATAAACGATTCTAAAAAAGCAGTCATTTTATGTCATGGTTTAGAAGGCGATTCCCGCAGAACCTACAATAATAGTTGTGCAGCTTACTTCCAAAACAAAGGTTTTTCAATTTTTGCATGGAACAATCGAACTTGTGGTGGCGAAATGAACCGATTGCCAAGGTTGTATCATCACGGTGCTGTTGACGATCTTGATGAGGTTGTACAGTTTGCTTTAAAAAAAGGATTTAAAGAAGTTTATTTGATTGGATATTCAATGGGTGGCGTTCAGCTTTTGAATTATTTAGGATGGACAAAAATCGACGAACGCATAAAAGCTGGGGTTTCGATTTCAGTGCCAACACACATTGCAACAAGTGCAGAAGTTCTGAAGCAAGGTTTCAACCGCGTTTATTTAAAGAATTTTACCATTGATATTAAAAGAAAACTGAAACACAAAGCGGCTCAATTTCCTGATTTTGTAAACCGAGATCAAATCGACAAAATTTCTTCTTTTGATGAAGTTGATCAATATTTTACAGCGCCACTTCATGGTTTTGCAAGTCGGGAAGATTATTATGAGCGCGTTTCTCCCGAATTTTCACTTCCAAATATTACGACTCCGGTTTTAATTATCAATTCGCTTGACGATCCTTTTTTGGGCGAAAGATGTTATCCGAGAACTATTGCAAAGAACAGTGCATTTGTGTATCTGGAAACACCAAAATATGGTGGACATTGCGCTTTTCCGCTTCGTGACTCCATGTATTCGTATGCTGAGAAAAGAGCCTATGATTTTTTTGAATCTTTGTAA
- a CDS encoding OB-fold protein, which produces MKRKIKIIISIVLAIGLIAFFGYNYVMHGGPRNLANEKTDFTTTSASITAEFMSDLEAANKKYLENAVAIKGKITAVNSKEVILDGTIICNFKNQDLSIKEGQIATVKGRIIGYDDLMGEVKLDQCFIIKN; this is translated from the coding sequence ATGAAAAGAAAAATCAAAATAATCATCTCGATAGTTTTAGCAATTGGGCTAATTGCTTTCTTCGGTTATAACTATGTTATGCATGGCGGTCCTCGGAATTTGGCAAATGAAAAAACAGATTTCACCACGACCTCAGCATCCATTACAGCCGAATTTATGTCAGATTTAGAAGCCGCCAATAAAAAATACCTTGAAAACGCGGTAGCAATAAAAGGAAAAATTACAGCGGTGAATTCAAAAGAGGTGATTCTAGACGGTACCATTATCTGCAATTTTAAAAATCAAGATTTATCCATTAAAGAAGGGCAAATCGCTACTGTAAAAGGAAGAATTATTGGATATGATGATTTGATGGGCGAAGTAAAACTAGATCAATGTTTTATAATCAAAAATTAA
- a CDS encoding IS6 family transposase, with protein MNTKGHCYPKSIILQAVYFKLRFTLSYRDVEEIMKMRGVSVDHATIERWFYKFAPLLESEMKKRKVRVGASWRLDETYIKVKGIWCYLYQAVDKLGNTVDFLLTRKRQRMSAQSLLIKAISNNYKPRVINIDKSGFNTAAIKVYNKRSFSKVKIRQCKYLNNIVEQDHRFIKWRIQNGLGFKSFESARRTLSGIEVVHMLRKNQMIGHGTTMFKSFCKLAG; from the coding sequence ATGAATACTAAAGGTCATTGCTATCCGAAGTCTATTATACTGCAGGCAGTATATTTTAAGCTTAGGTTTACATTAAGCTATCGGGATGTTGAAGAGATCATGAAAATGCGAGGAGTTTCTGTTGATCATGCTACTATTGAGCGCTGGTTTTATAAGTTTGCACCTTTGCTTGAGTCAGAGATGAAGAAGAGAAAAGTCAGAGTAGGGGCGAGTTGGAGATTGGATGAAACCTATATCAAAGTAAAAGGTATTTGGTGTTATTTATATCAAGCGGTAGATAAATTAGGCAATACAGTAGACTTTCTTTTGACCAGAAAAAGACAGAGAATGAGTGCTCAGTCATTACTAATTAAAGCAATTAGTAATAACTACAAGCCAAGAGTAATAAATATTGATAAAAGTGGATTTAATACTGCCGCTATCAAAGTCTATAACAAGCGTTCATTCTCAAAGGTTAAAATTCGGCAGTGTAAATATCTCAACAATATTGTAGAACAGGACCATCGATTTATAAAATGGAGGATACAAAATGGGTTAGGCTTTAAAAGCTTTGAATCGGCAAGACGAACATTGAGCGGAATTGAAGTTGTGCATATGCTGAGAAAGAATCAGATGATTGGACATGGTACAACTATGTTTAAATCATTCTGTAAATTGGCGGGCTAA
- a CDS encoding RNA polymerase sigma factor, which translates to MPTKNESNTCDEFIFSSFFKSHIKALRNFLFYKFGNLDQADDVAQEAFVKLWQNCSQVPLEKAKSYIYTIANNSSLNQIAHQKVVLKYEKNFTGLDKTNESPEYLLEEKQFQSKLLKAIENLNEKQRVAFLMHRIDGKKYSEIAEELNISVKAVEKRIHLALLSLRKEIDL; encoded by the coding sequence ATGCCAACTAAAAACGAATCAAACACTTGCGATGAGTTTATTTTCTCGTCTTTCTTTAAAAGCCATATTAAAGCGCTTAGAAATTTTCTTTTTTACAAATTTGGCAATCTCGATCAAGCAGATGATGTAGCGCAGGAAGCATTTGTAAAACTTTGGCAAAACTGCTCACAAGTGCCACTCGAAAAAGCAAAATCATACATTTATACCATTGCCAATAATAGCAGCCTCAACCAAATTGCGCATCAAAAAGTTGTTTTGAAATATGAAAAAAATTTCACGGGTTTGGATAAAACCAATGAGAGCCCAGAATATCTTTTAGAAGAAAAACAATTTCAATCCAAACTTTTGAAAGCTATTGAAAATTTGAATGAAAAACAGCGCGTCGCTTTTTTGATGCATCGAATTGATGGGAAAAAATACAGTGAAATTGCTGAGGAATTAAACATTAGCGTAAAAGCGGTCGAAAAGCGCATTCATTTAGCTTTATTAAGCTTGCGTAAAGAAATTGATTTATAA
- a CDS encoding DUF5777 family beta-barrel protein, with protein sequence MNVKLFLSLAFFLSVIGQISAQDDLLKELDTIKPKEKQTETLAFKGLQICNMQSTKLTAKGEWYVLISHRFGDLTQGFENFFGLDDAYTKLGGIYGVTDWLSVGASRQTNNKIYELTLKYRLKTQEVDGFPVTIVGYNTMDINTNLSTDQYPYLKFNNRLAFTTQLLVSRQFSDKISLEVNPIYIHKNLYDETTEQKDQFVVGLGGRYKFTKRLSMNLEYAPRINAPENEVYHNLVSLGLDIDTGGHIFQMVFSNCQTMNDVYVFSNATGKWNGGSIYFGFNLYRVF encoded by the coding sequence ATGAACGTAAAATTATTTTTATCCCTGGCATTTTTTCTTTCAGTCATTGGCCAAATATCGGCGCAAGATGATTTGCTGAAAGAATTGGATACAATAAAACCAAAGGAAAAACAGACCGAAACTTTAGCTTTTAAAGGACTGCAAATCTGCAATATGCAATCCACAAAATTGACAGCAAAAGGCGAATGGTATGTTTTGATTTCTCATCGTTTTGGCGATTTGACGCAAGGTTTTGAGAATTTCTTTGGTTTAGATGATGCTTACACTAAACTGGGAGGAATTTACGGTGTTACAGATTGGCTTTCAGTTGGAGCGTCAAGACAGACCAATAATAAAATTTATGAATTGACCTTAAAATACAGATTAAAAACACAAGAAGTTGACGGCTTTCCTGTGACCATCGTAGGTTATAACACCATGGATATCAATACCAATTTAAGTACGGATCAATATCCGTACTTAAAATTCAATAATCGATTGGCTTTTACTACACAATTATTAGTGTCAAGACAGTTTTCTGATAAGATTTCACTTGAAGTAAACCCGATTTACATTCATAAAAATCTTTATGACGAAACCACTGAGCAAAAAGATCAATTTGTGGTTGGACTTGGTGGACGATATAAATTCACAAAACGATTGAGCATGAATCTTGAGTATGCGCCTCGAATAAATGCTCCAGAAAATGAGGTCTATCACAACTTGGTTTCATTAGGATTGGATATCGATACTGGAGGACATATTTTTCAAATGGTGTTCTCAAACTGCCAAACTATGAATGATGTTTATGTATTCTCAAATGCAACTGGAAAATGGAACGGTGGCAGTATTTACTTCGGATTTAATCTCTACAGAGTTTTTTAA
- a CDS encoding FecR family protein — protein MKKNRLLAKWLNNDLSQDELAAFEASPDFEKYQKIKNYTDHLTMDDLDENAMLSNILKQKKATPKVAPLHKKWAFRVAAIFVLALGVTFAFNFFMPETHTAGFGEKTSFSLPDNSEVVLNSGSEINYKKWNWENHRSLDLSGEAYFRVSKGRRFEVHTRLGKVTVLGTQFNVKVRKNRFDVVCYEGRVKVNYANSQIVLTHGQSVSFEDQKQTNINVNTLKPEWIDNQMAFYKENIRSLVDEVERQYNITIELNTKDTTSLFTGKLPAKDLNVALQIISTTYHLEAKKVSTNKIIFDEK, from the coding sequence ATGAAAAAAAATCGCTTATTAGCAAAATGGCTTAACAATGATTTGTCTCAGGACGAATTAGCGGCATTTGAAGCAAGTCCCGATTTTGAAAAATATCAAAAGATTAAAAATTACACAGATCATTTGACAATGGATGATTTGGATGAAAATGCTATGCTTTCTAACATTCTGAAACAGAAAAAAGCAACTCCAAAAGTAGCTCCATTGCATAAAAAATGGGCTTTTCGAGTGGCTGCAATATTTGTCTTAGCCTTGGGAGTTACATTTGCATTTAATTTTTTCATGCCTGAAACACACACAGCTGGCTTTGGAGAGAAAACTTCTTTTTCATTACCCGACAATTCTGAAGTAGTATTAAATTCAGGTTCAGAAATAAATTATAAAAAATGGAACTGGGAGAATCACCGAAGTCTCGACCTAAGCGGGGAAGCCTATTTTAGAGTTTCTAAAGGAAGACGTTTTGAAGTGCACACACGTTTGGGAAAAGTTACTGTTTTAGGAACGCAATTTAATGTCAAAGTCAGAAAAAACAGATTTGATGTAGTTTGTTATGAAGGGCGCGTAAAGGTAAATTACGCAAATTCTCAAATCGTATTGACGCATGGCCAAAGTGTTAGTTTTGAAGATCAAAAACAAACCAACATCAACGTAAATACTTTGAAACCGGAATGGATTGACAATCAAATGGCTTTTTATAAAGAGAATATTCGAAGCTTGGTAGACGAAGTTGAAAGACAATACAACATCACGATAGAATTAAACACAAAAGACACAACATCATTATTTACAGGAAAATTACCAGCAAAAGACTTAAATGTAGCTTTGCAAATTATTAGTACGACATATCATTTAGAGGCTAAAAAAGTATCAACTAATAAAATAATATTTGACGAAAAGTAA
- a CDS encoding Crp/Fnr family transcriptional regulator, translating into MYEIFQKYLEEKAELTQAESERIQSFAIIKKLRKRQYLLQEGDIWKYDAFITQGCVRTYTVDEKGSEHVNSFSIENWWTGDRESLMMQQPSRFNIDAIEDTELVLFTHENFELLCREIPAFNTMVNTILQRSFIAAQNRIQASLTLTAEEKYLNFINKYPGFASRIPQTMIASYLGMTPETLSRIRKQTAKK; encoded by the coding sequence ATGTATGAAATATTCCAAAAGTATCTAGAAGAAAAAGCTGAACTGACACAAGCAGAATCAGAACGAATACAATCATTTGCCATTATAAAAAAACTTCGCAAAAGGCAATATCTGCTTCAAGAAGGAGATATTTGGAAATACGATGCTTTTATCACTCAGGGCTGTGTTAGAACTTACACAGTCGATGAAAAAGGAAGCGAACATGTAAATAGCTTCAGCATCGAAAATTGGTGGACAGGAGATCGTGAAAGCTTAATGATGCAACAGCCGTCGCGTTTTAATATTGATGCTATTGAAGACACAGAGCTTGTGCTTTTTACTCATGAAAATTTTGAATTGCTCTGTAGAGAAATTCCAGCGTTTAATACTATGGTCAATACTATTTTGCAAAGAAGTTTTATAGCTGCTCAAAACAGAATTCAGGCTTCACTGACTTTGACTGCCGAAGAAAAGTATTTGAACTTCATAAACAAATATCCGGGTTTTGCTTCCAGAATTCCTCAAACTATGATTGCCTCATATCTCGGCATGACACCAGAAACATTAAGCCGTATTCGAAAACAAACGGCAAAAAAATAA